The following coding sequences lie in one Benincasa hispida cultivar B227 chromosome 6, ASM972705v1, whole genome shotgun sequence genomic window:
- the LOC120080012 gene encoding protein IQ-DOMAIN 1-like, with amino-acid sequence MGKRGGWFSAVKKAFAPESKEKKDQKTNKSKKRWFGKPKKLETVASAEPASLDVSVLPIEEVKLADAENEQSKHAYSVAIATAVAAEAAVAAAQAAAEVVRLTTIPRYSGKSKEEIAAIKIQTAFRGYMARRALRALRGLVRLKSLIQGQSVKRQATTTLRCMQTLARVQSQIRARRIRMSEENQALQRQLQQKHERELERLTSSANNEWNDSTKSKEQIEARLVNRQEAATRRERALAYAYSHQNSWKNSSKSANPTFMDPNNPRWGWSWLERWMAARPWETKSTVDYHERGSVKSVISHTTSIGDIAKAYARRDLNLDIKPFPRTPTSQKTSRAPSHQSPATPTKAHSSLSAGRKLKPDSPRGINWGGDADSRSALSVKSERYRRHSIAGSSVRDDESFTSSPSVPSYMASTEAARARSRLSSPRGTEKTAAILEKGPAIIGAKKRLSFPGSPANSRRHSDPAKIDASPIKNVAERDFTGESR; translated from the exons ATGGGGAAGAGGGGGGGCTGGTTTTCTGCTGTGAAGAAAGCATTTGCTCCTGAATCTAAGGAAAAGAAAGATCAG AAAACCAACAAATCAAAGAAAAGATGGTTTGGGAAGCCAAAGAAATTGGAGACAGTGGCATCTGCAGAGCCAGCTTCATTGGATGTGTCTGTTCTACCAATTGAAGAGGTGAAACTAGCAGATGCAGAGAATGAACAGAGCAAACATGCTTACTCTGTTGCCATTGCCACTGCAGTCGCTGCCGAGGCAGCTGTTGCAGCCGCCCAGGCTGCGGCGGAGGTCGTTCGGCTCACTACCATCCCTCGTTACTCCGGGAAATCAAAGGAAGAAATAGCAGCCATCAAGATCCAGACTGCATTCCGTGGCTATATG GCAAGGAGGGCCCTGCGGGCATTAAGAGGGCTGGTGAGGCTAAAGTCATTGATACAAGGCCAATCTGTTAAAAGACAAGCAACAACCACATTAAGATGCATGCAGACTCTTGCTCGTGTGCAGTCACAGATTCGTGCAAGAAGAATTAGAATGTCAGAGGAGAATCAGGCTCTTCAGAGGCAGCTCCAACAAAAACATGAAAGAGAGCTTGAGAGATTAACTTCTTCT GCAAACAATGAATGGAATGACAGTACCAAATCGAAGGAGCAAATTGAAGCTAGATTAGTTAATAGGCAAGAAGCAGCAACAAGAAGAGAAAGGGCATTGGCGTATGCTTACTCTCATCAG AATTCATGGAAGAATTCTTCAAAATCTGCAAACCCTACATTCATGGACCCGAACAACCCCCGCTGGGGATGGAGTTGGTTAGAACGATGGATGGCCGCTCGTCCATGGGAGACTAAGAGCACCGTCGATTATCACGAGCGTGGCTCCGTCAAGAGCGTGATCAGCCATACAACTTCGATCGGAGACATCGCCAAAGCTTACGCCCGTCGCGATCTCAATCTCGACATCAAGCCTTTTCCAAGGACTCCTACGAGCCAAAAAACGAGCCGAGCTCCGAGTCACCAATCGCCGGCGACTCCCACGAAGGCGCATTCATCTCTATCTGCAGGGAGAAAATTGAAGCCGGATAGTCCAAGAGGAATCAACTGGGGCGGAGACGCCGATTCCAGAAGCGCATTGAGCGTCAAATCCGAGCGGTATCGGCGACACAGCATCGCCGGATCATCGGTGAGAGATGATGAAAGCTTCACGAGTTCGCCATCGGTTCCAAGCTACATGGCGTCCACAGAAGCAGCCAGGGCTAGATCCCGGTTGTCGAGTCCAAGGGGAACGGAGAAAACGGCGGCGATTCTAGAGAAGGGACCGGCGATTATCGGCGCAAAGAAACGGCTGTCGTTCCCCGGCTCGCCGGCGAACTCGAGGAGGCACTCTGATCCAGCGAAAATAGACGCTAGTCCGATCAAGAATGTGGCAGAGAGAGATTTTACCGGCGAGAGCAGATAG